CAGCTTCTCCATGGCCTCGATCGTGGCACCGTGGCGGATGTACTCATCCTTGTCGACCACGACGTCGCCCTTCTTGCCAGGGATGGTGACGGGGGCGATCTCGGCGTCGAAGTGACCGGCGGTCTGGGCCGCCTCGGCCTTGTTCTGGCTGGCGACGGCAAAGGCGTCCTGGGCCGCGCGGGTGATGGCCCAGCGCTCGGCGATGTTCTCGGCCGTCTGGCCCATGTGATAACCGTGGAAGGCGTCGATCAGCCCGTCCTTCAGCATGGTGTCGACCAGGGCGACGTCGCCCATCTTGGTCCCGGTCCGCATGGGGGCGGCGTGCGGCGACTGGCTCATGCTCTCCTGGCCGCCCGCGACCACGATCTTCGCATCGCCCTGAACGATCTGCTGATAGGCCAGGGCCACGGCGCGCAGGCCCGAGCCGCACAGCTGGTTCAGGCTCCAGGCCGGAGTTTCGACCGGCAGTCCGGCCCCGATCGAGGCCTGACGGGCCGGACCCTGACCGGCTCCGGCCTGCAGCACCTGGCCCAGAATGACTTCGTCAACATCGGCGGGGGCAACGCCGGCCCGCTCCAGCGCGGCCTTGATGGCCACTTCGCCCAGTTTCGCAGCGGGCACAGAGGACAGAGCCCCCAGGAACGACCCGACCGGCGTACGGGCGGCGGACACGATGACGACTTCGGTCATGGGAGGGCTCCGAAAACGATTGTGCAAGTGCGAGATGGGATAGGCTCAACGGCCGTCGCTCTCAAGAGCCAAGCGATAGGGGCTGTGTCCGCGATGCCGCAGGGGGCCGGCTTTCGTCGTCGTGACCCGGTCGATTCAGCCCCTGATCACCAGACCCGTCCCATCTTGAGGAACGAACGCAGCGGACGGAGGCTTGTCAGCCCATGC
The genomic region above belongs to Brevundimonas vitisensis and contains:
- a CDS encoding acetyl-CoA C-acetyltransferase, whose protein sequence is MTEVVIVSAARTPVGSFLGALSSVPAAKLGEVAIKAALERAGVAPADVDEVILGQVLQAGAGQGPARQASIGAGLPVETPAWSLNQLCGSGLRAVALAYQQIVQGDAKIVVAGGQESMSQSPHAAPMRTGTKMGDVALVDTMLKDGLIDAFHGYHMGQTAENIAERWAITRAAQDAFAVASQNKAEAAQTAGHFDAEIAPVTIPGKKGDVVVDKDEYIRHGATIEAMEKLRPAFAKEGSVTAANASGLNDGAAALVLMTADEAASRGLEPLAVIRSWATAGVDPAIMGTGPIPASKKALEKAGWTVADLDRVESNEAFAAQSLCVVQELGLDPAKVNVNGGAIAIGHPIGASGARILTTLLHELKRSGTRKGLATLCIGGGMGVAMCVERA